In the Juglans microcarpa x Juglans regia isolate MS1-56 chromosome 6D, Jm3101_v1.0, whole genome shotgun sequence genome, one interval contains:
- the LOC121268904 gene encoding galactose mutarotase, with the protein MIMAKAVSTLSHVFFLLFFLFAKIINGSESNEEVGVYELKRGDFSVKLTNYGAIVISVILPDKNGKLDDVVLGYDSVKEYKNDTTHFGAIVGRVANRIGGAEFTLNGTKYKLVANDGNNTLHGGPKGFGDVIWTVKSYSKDSHITFHYDSFDGEEGFPGNVSVSATYMLIDANKLALKMEAKALNKATPVNLAQHTYWNLGGHTSGDIFSHNLQLFGSHITPVNNQLIPTGEILSVKGTAYDFLEPRPIGSRFKELPNGYDINYVLDAASPFHLRKVAVVQESVSGRKLELWTSAPGVQFYTSNMLHDEKGKGGFIYKEYSGLCLETQGFPDSVNHPNFPSQIVNPVETYKHIMVYRFTAN; encoded by the exons atgATCATGGCTAAAGCTGTATCGACCTTGTCACATGTCTTCTTTCTGCTGTTCTTTTTGTTTGCTAAGATTATTAATGGTTCCGAGTCGAATGAAGAAGTTGGAGTGTACGAGTTGAAGAGGGGAGATTTTTCTGTGAAGCTCACCAACTATGGTGCAATTGTGATCTCTGTCATTCTCCCTGATAAAAACG GGAAACTAGATGATGTCGTTCTTGGATACGATTCAGTAAAGGAGTACAAG AATGATACAACCCACTTCGGAGCCATTGTTGGACGAGTTGCTAACAGAATTGGAGGGGCTGAATTCACTTTGAATGGAACCAAATATAAATTAGTTGCTAATGATGGAAACAACACACTCCACG GCGGCCCTAAGGGATTTGGTGATGTTATATGGACAGTAAAGAGTTACAGTAAAGATAGTCATATAACATTCCACTATGACAGTTTTGATGGTGAGGAAG GCTTTCCTGGAAATGTTTCTGTCTCAGCAACATACATGCTCATTGATGCAAACAAATTAGCCCTAAAGATGGAAGCTAAGGCTCTCAACAAGGCTACACCTGTGAATTTAGCACAGCATACTTACTGGAATCTGGGTGGCCACACAAGTGGGGACATCTTCTCCCACAATCTCCAGCTTTTTGGGTCACATATCACTCCGGTTAATAACCAACTCATCCCCACCGGTGAAATCCTCTCCGTCAAAGGAACAGCATATGATTTTCTCGAACCCAGACCGATTGGTAGCAGGTTCAAAGAGTTACCCAATGGATACGACATAAACTATGTGCTAGATGCTGCAAGTCCCTTTCACTTGAGGAAGGTAGCTGTTGTGCAGGAAAGTGTTTCGGGCAGGAAACTGGAGTTGTGGACAAGTGCACCTGGTGTGCAGTTTTATACGAGTAACATGCTGCACGATGAGAAGGGGAAAGGCGGTTTCATTTATAAGGAATATTCCGGTCTTTGCTTGGAAACACAGGGATTCCCTGATTCTGTGAATCACCCAAATTTCCCTTCACAGATTGTAAATCCCGTAGAGACCTACAAGCATATCATGGTTTACAGATTCACAGCTAATTAG
- the LOC121235264 gene encoding vacuolar protein sorting-associated protein 29 translates to MVLVLALGDLHVPHRAPDLPAKFKSMLVPGKIQHIICTGNLCIKEVHDYLKTLCPDLHITRGEYDEETRYPETKTLTIGQFKLGLCHGHQVIPWGDLDSLAMLQRQLDVDILVTGHTHQFTAYKHEGGVVINPGSATGAYSSITYDVNPSFVLMDIDGLRVVVYVYELIDGEVKVDKIDFKKTTTASHTAH, encoded by the exons ATGGTTCTGGTTTTGGCCTTGGGGGATTTACATGTACCCCACAGGGCACCTGATCTGCCTGCAAAGTTCAAGTCCATGCTTGTCCCTGGCAAGATCCAGCATATCATTTGCACTGGAAATCTTTGTATCAAG GAAGTTCATGACTACTTGAAGACTCTTTGTCCTGACTTGCATATTACCAGAGGTGAATATGATGAAGAAACACGCTATCCGGAGACCAAAACACTAACGATTGGCCAGTTTAAGCTGGGACTTTGTCATGGTCATCAG GTTATTCCTTGGGGTGACCTAGACTCGCTAGCCATGCTCCAGAGGCAGCTGGATGTAGATATCCTTGTAACAGGTCACACGCATCAATTCACGGCTTATAAACATGAGGGAGGTGTCGTGATAAACCCAGGGTCTGCAACGGGTGCCTACAGCAGCATCACCTATGATGTTAACCCTAGTTTTGTCCTCATGGATATTGATGGCCTACGCGTCGTGGTCTACGTGTACGAACTCATTGATGGAGAGGTTAAGGTCGACAAGATCGATTTTAAGAAGACAACCACTGCAAGTCACACTGCTCATTGA